The sequence below is a genomic window from Labrys wisconsinensis.
CAGCACATCCCGGGCGAGATCCTCGGCGACGGCGCGCGCCTCGTCGCGGGCGGCCTCGGCGGCGAAGCGGCGCAGCATCAGGAGCAGCGGCCCGACCTCCTCCTGCGGCAGCGCGCCGATGCTGGTCAGCACGCGCTCGGTCATGCGCCGCGACAGCCGCGCGTCACCGGCCAGGCTGTCGACGAAGCCCTGCTCGGCGAGCGCCTCCAACGCGGCGCGGAAGGCCGGCAGGGCAGCGGGCGGCAGGCCGGCGCGGCGGTAGACCGCCTCGAAGCCGCCGAGCCGGCTGGAATGGACGAGGCCGGAGACGCGGCCGACCGGCAAGCCGGAGAGCTCGGCCAGGGCTTCCTCGAACAGCACGACATTGCCCGAGAGCAGGGCCCTCAGCACCAGCGCCGCGGTGAGCTGGCCGGTCCGGCGCAGATGGCGCACCAGCCCGCGCATCTCGTCGGGGCCGGCGCGGCCGGCGATGATGACGGTCGCCTTCTCGCGCGCCTCGGTGGTGACGCGCTGGTTGCGGTCGGCGCCGAGCCAGCCGCTGCCGGAGACGAAGCTGGACAGCGAGGCGCTCAGCGCCGCCACCACCGCCTGGCGCACGCCGATCGGCAGGTCCTCGCGCGCCAGGAGCTCGTTGCGCAC
It includes:
- a CDS encoding DUF2336 domain-containing protein; translated protein: MFVRHFLQWIESAPAGERAEATSALARAFLYSPLDPADRAAAEAAMTVLLDDPSPLVREALAIALAASRQAPPAIIHALAHDQGDIAAIVLAQSPLLSEPELVDVIGGGDWRAQCAVACRFAVPATLSGAIAEVGGADACVALLQNPGAVLTPGVLMRIVERHGADADVRNELLAREDLPIGVRQAVVAALSASLSSFVSGSGWLGADRNQRVTTEAREKATVIIAGRAGPDEMRGLVRHLRRTGQLTAALVLRALLSGNVVLFEEALAELSGLPVGRVSGLVHSSRLGGFEAVYRRAGLPPAALPAFRAALEALAEQGFVDSLAGDARLSRRMTERVLTSIGALPQEEVGPLLLMLRRFAAEAARDEARAVAEDLARDVLLAA